The region CAAAATCTCCACATACaatttatctcttttgtcaaaattaaaagtaCAAGCGACAGAAGACTGCGTAAGAATTGTGATCCTAAAAATGAAACGATCACTGTTCCTCCCAATTGAACTACTCAAAACAACAAACCCTTGTTGGGTGAACCATTTGGTTAACTAGGttatagaaattattttcttttgatgtcGTGCTTATTAATGTTTTgactgaatttttttaataactttttaaaatctatattttcacaaataattaCAACTATTAAGGAATTATTCTAATACGTACCATTAGACTATTGTGTTACgtaatatgttattttattcgataatttttattttaattatcaattatctaACATAACTCTTATCCATTTACCTAACTTAATTATGAATGGAGcttaagtttatttaaaaataatttaaagaggaataattaataaattgacATAGTGATGAGTGACACCAAATTGATGTTGTccctgtatatatataaatagatttttatatcatgtttatgtttatttttatttatcactcatatttctcataaatttgatttaagtattagtgtatttcttttttacttaataaaataatgacaaaaataaaaattatataaaacggCATGACTTCTTAATATTATGGAAAACCTCTACaaaatgtatataataattGTCAAGGTATCATATTTCCACCAtttttatgacatttttttttaataaaatttttgtaaaaatgttatttttttctttttaatgagtGAAGTATTAAATGAAGTACTTACTTGCGGTTAAAATAAGATATTTCAGTAAAAGAGAACATTTTACTGAATGTATAATATCGAAtgtatgttttaagttttcaaagtttcattttttatgttcacTTTAAATTTTTCACCAAACGGATCTATTCTATTGAAACACACTTCATATATGTCTCTATCTCCACTTGCCATAACTGTTCCTTAGAAGCTTTTCTCATCTCTTTTATCCGTTTCTCCACTCTAAAGCCGTCTTTTCTCATcctttttggcatttttgagtATTTTCCTGTACCCAAACACCAACAAATACTTTAAAAAAAGTTTTTGTGCCTTTTTGCAATTTCCAGAATATTTTGGGGTTGTTTGGTAACATAAGGAAAACATGGGGAAGGTGTTTCTGAAGAggttagagacggaattttACCCGTCTCTAATCAGCATGCGAACTCTTCCCTCCCAGCTTTACCTTCGTCACAACTTACAGCTACTCTGTCTCTCTGACCGTCCCCTTATCATCGTTCCCCCTTGCCGCCCGGTGCCGTCGTCGATTCACAAGTCCGATTGCTCGGTGCCGccgtcgattcacaaacacgaATCGACGTTTCCGTGCAACAAGAATCGATTCACAACTCCGATTGCTGGGTGCcgccgtttccgtgcaacacgAAACGTCGCTACCCCTTGCCGCggtcgattcacaaacacaaacgaCAGACTCCGATTGCTCGGTGCCGCCGTCGATTCAGCTTAAAGGGGTATGATTTCTTatgcttttcttcttttgtctgtttcttGGACTTATTTCTGGTGATTCTTGTATTGCTGCGTTTTGACTTTAAAGGGTCTGATTCCTGTCCATAAGCTAATGGTTTTACTTTCATTGTGATAATTTGATTGTGTTGTTATAATCTTTCAGAGTGATGGGATCCTTTTTATGCTAGGGTTATTGATTCGTGTCACCCCAATTTTGAGGCTGCCTCTGTTTGATCAAATAAACTCATTCAGAATTATTACAAACTGAATTATTGTTGATTTCCTTAATTTGAAAGTGAAATTTGTCTGGTGTCAGTTAAAAGGGATGTGCTACTTTCATTTCAACCCAGTAGATATTTAGCATTTATCAGGGCTGACGCTGTTGTCCATCCCAACCCGCCAACTGCTATGCTTTTAACGACTCTGTCATCTCTGTGTCTTATCTGTTCCTCTTAATTGTAGTGATTCAAGTTGCTAGGCTTTAGTCTGAGAATGAATTGAAGTGTGAACTTGGTTGATGTGTTGATTAAATGATATTGGACTTGGTTGATGTCCAAGAGACCATGgagaaagagaatgatgaagTGGAGGAACTTTAATAATTGtgttatgtttgattattttcttttttaaatttattgtttgtttttaattagtaagtGATGGTTCATTGATGATAGaacttatgtttatgtttgtttgaatgcattatggaatttatgtttatttttagattgaatgactatttttttttataatttcctatattaaaaattatatttacaaaaagcccctttatattttttatttacccGTTTCTCCTgctacttttttgaaaaatgtcgtttttgttttgtattataTCCCTTTCCCGTTTCCATGCAACCTAgtttgtttttataaaaaaataaccttTACACTTACACgagttatttaatatttaatattaatgtgccatatatttatttaatattgaatgttaggcaaaatataactttttgtaggtataaataacttttttgataattttataagtgGCTGCATGTTTTTGGATAGGCTGCCTCGCCCTTCCACGTTCTGATGTCACAGAAAAACCGGTCATTGGTATTGGTAGCGAAATTGGTGAAAGTTCCGGTGGAAAAAGCCTTATCGGTCTTCAACTCATCAACCCTTCATGGTTGCGATCACACCCACCAATCCATCTCCATCATTCTCCGCCTCCTCATCTCCTCTGAAATGCTCTCCCATGCACACTCTCTCCTTCGCCTTCTTCTCTCCGGTCGAATCTCTTCCCCATTCTTCACAATCCCATCTCTTCTCAACCATTTAACCCACACCTACTTGGATTTCTCGCCGCACCATGCATTTCTCTATGAATCAATCATCAACGCACATGTTCAGCTTCAGTTGCCTGAACAATCCCTCTTTTATTTCAATGAGATGATTGCTCGAGGCCTTTTCCCCACATCAAATGCTTTCAATAATCTCTTATCCTGTCTGCTTAGGTGCAGTAGTTTTGAAGAAGCTTGGCGGGTTTTTGAAGACGTCATGAAGGGTAAGGTGGCAATGGATGTGTATAGTTTTGGGATAATGATCAAGGGTTGTTGTGAGAATAGTGACCTGAATCGAGCTTTTCAGGTTCTGGCACAGTTGGGGGATCTGGGTTGGTTGCCAAACGTTGTTATTTACACTACTTTGATTGACGGGTGTTGTAAGAGTGGCGACATTGAGCGAGCAAAAGAGTTGTTTTGTAAGATGGAGGAGTTGGGCTTGGTTGCTAATCAGTATACATACACGGTTTTGATCAATGGGTTTTTCAAGAAAGGGCTTAAAAAAGATGGATTTGAACTGTATGAAAAGATGAAACGTGATGGCATTTCTCCAAATGTATACACTTACAATACTATAATGAATGAGTATTGCAATGAGGGTAACATTAATAAATCATTTGAACTGTTTGATGAAATGCACGAGGGAGGAGTGGACCGCAATGTGGTGATATATAACACTTTGATGGGCGGGCTGTGTCGAGAGATGAGGGTGTTGGAAGCTGAGAAGTTGATGGATCAGATAAGGAGAGCTGGTTTGCATCCGAATTTAATCACTTACAACACCCTGGTACACGGGTTTTGTAACATTGGGAAGCTAGACAGAGCATTAACTCTGTTCAACCAAATGAAGTCCATTGGTTTTCCACCTTCTTTAGTTTCTTATAACGTGCTAATTGAGGGTTTCTCCAAATCTGGAAATCCTGCACAAGCTCTTGATTTAataaaggagatggaggagaGAGGCATTTTTCCATCAAAAACAACATATACAATTCTAATTGATGCATATGTCAGACTAGATGACATGGAGAAGGCATTTGAGTTGTTTTATTTCATGGAGAAGGTTGGTCTAGAGCCTGATGTGTGCACTTATGGAGTCTTGATAAGTGGGTGGTGCAGAAAAGGTGATATGAAGGAAGCATGGAAACTTTTCAAGTCAATGAGTGAGAGTGAGATGCATTTGAAGCCGAATGATGTGATATACAACATGATGATTCATGGGTATTGCAAGGAAGCTAGCTCCTACAGGGCCCTAAGACTCCTCAGGGAAATGAGCGAGCATGGAATGGTCCCAAATGCAGCCAGCTATAACTTCACCATTCAAGTTCTTTGCAAGGATGGGAAGTGGAAAGAAGCTGAAACTCTTCTAAATGATATGACACAGTCAGGTTTCGAGCCATCAGTCTCTACCTATACTCTCATCTCAGAAGCTAAAGCTGTTGAAAAATAGAATGCTGGGAAGAAGCCTATCTTTACATGTTGTAAAGGAGtctttgtgaaatttatttaagatCCTTGGGGAGAAATAGGGGAGAAGTAATTCCATCCAAATTTGTGAATCAGGCTAAAGGTACCTAACTAAGCAATATCACTTAACATGCTTTCTATTCTTATGTCCATGTCTcagttttatattatttttaattttaaatagtaattaaAACCAATTGAAGATGCATTGTGATCCCTACTTTTAGATTAGAACCATCCTTGAAACATTTATGTTCACTTACTATTTCAGGAAGcgcttatttcttaaataagtgaaatcttaaattttttaaaatattttattaataaatacttcattagatatttattacaTGTCATAAtaagtttataataattaatatttggattttgaaatttaaatagtCGCTAGCTTGCATCAAAATGAtttactcaaaaaataaaaaaagtcaaatacatgtgattttttttttttaaaagtaaacttttagtcaaaaaattttatttacacatgTATAACATGAGGCAACTTCTGATATATAATTAGATGTTTATCCTTTCTAAAGTACATATCTTAAGTAGTTTTAACACATTagtgatatatttatcttgatGAATTCAACTTCATGATTCTTATGTTTATTACTTAATTTAGTTTCTTATCTTATTATTGCTAGCAAAATTCACCCTTTTTAAAGGATTAAATTGTTAACTTATTAGCTTTTATCCTAAGTTAAGAAATTAATGAAGGCAATGTTGTCAAGATTAGATTTAGGTGTGTTTTGACCTTTGAGGGATCCCAATCCCATTATGGAAACAACAAAGTGTAGTGTTGTGATATCTTTTTATCATAAGTGTATGAGAAGGCTCCAAACTAGGGTTTGTGGATTGTTTTATACTTGGAAATGTGAAAACTTTGCTTCTAGATGGACATACAATAAAACTATAGAAAGGTCATGGGGTCAAAATATTCCCTTGGGATTGTGAAACTTTGATCCCATgagatattattattttttatttatacaaagCTTAATATCCAAAGGATTACGATGCCATTCAAATCCATGTCAACTCAATTTAAAAGTGAtgagtttattttttaacaataaaaagTCTTTATAGTTATAGcataaaaaagtatattttgaagtCCCACACAAAAGTAAACTATAGAAAGACTATAGTTCATTGGGAGCATAGGTGGACTACGCAAAATTGGTTTGATTTgggtaaaagaaaatatatataatttttattgtctaaatggtgatttaaatcaaataaaattgtaataagAGAAGTGGTAAATGACACTTATAACATGTTTAGTGTGAATttcacataattaataattcttaCCCAACCCAAGAGACTTGTTTTCCTTGCATGATTTGACATTGTATTATtaatgctaaaaataaaaagcatgcgaatcaatgtgattgaatTCTTAAATTACAATTCAAGATCATTGACTTGTTTATCTCTAGATTTTTCTTAAATGTAAAGTGTAGTCATCCAAATTTACACTCAAACTTAAAACTTGTGATTACAGTGTAAAAGTTATTTGTCATTTGAAAAATCAGATTTATATATTCTTCTTGATGATTTGCTTTTTTTCATAACATTTCGTTTCATAGTACCCTAATTTAGGTTTAGGTATTTCCAGAAAGAACCATCGTATGTAAACAATcctagttatttttatttttaagaggTTCTGTTGGTTCCAAATGGGCCCACAAAAGATTAATTTGATGTTATCGTATCTAATCTAACCTAAGTAGGATTTGTTTTAGTTAGGGCAGGCATTTAATACGGCAGAGGCCGATCCACTTTGGGGAATCATGGGGACACAACCAAGGGGTTGGTGACCGTCAATCTCGTTCAATTGCCAAAAATTGCCATCACTAGTTTGACTCTAGGACCTTTGATTAGcattaattaaattcaatatacCTGCTGATACGATAATGATCCATaagattttaatataataaggaTGCATAAGATTATAAAAAGTCCACCAAAATAAAACGTGATTAGAAAAATATGATGTCAAgtttttatcataatatttttatacaagcATCTAAAAAGCTTATTATTCATTCCAAGTCTCACTTCCTGCTACTTTCCGAGAAGGTTAATGCATCGATGACTTGTGAGATActtattctacttttttatCTATTTCAGGTCATTTAACTACTAGGAGTGATGTATATAGTTTTGGTGTTGTTCTCCTAGAAATGTTATCTGGCTGGAGAGCAGTGGATAAGGCTAGGCCATCTGGAGAACATGACTTGGTGGAATTAGCCAAACCTTACTTGGCCAACAAATGGAAAATCTTTCATGTCCTAGACAATCGTCTTGAAGGCCAGTACTCATTAGAGGTTACTTTTGAGGCAACCACTCTTTCAATGCGATGCTTGTCCATGGAACCCAGGTTTAGGCCAAACATAAATGAGGTAGTGAGGAATTGGAACAGGCTTGCGTGACTAGTGTCATAAAGTACGGTTTACATGGCTTGACACTTGTTGGAGACTAGGTGTCCAGGGGAGACTTATCCCGAGCTAGTTTACACCCTCGAGGTCTCATCCCTCAAAGTCCTAGGCTGGTGGAGGTACGATCCGGATTCTTGTGATCCTGAGAAGTATTTAGATGTGCCCTTGGTGGATGACATGGCCAACCTTTCTAGGCCATGGAGTCCATATGTGCGCAAGTCTAATATTGACTCGGGCATCATTGAGGCTCTCTAGGATTTGGATACTGCTATTCTAGAGCCGTTTGAAGAAGGTCTTGTGGGGGATTAGCTCAAGGCTCCTATCACAGATCCTGAGCAGCTTGATTGTCCTCCTTCGCCACCAATAGAGTAGGTTTGCTcttttgatgtatttttttttgtaatctcATTTCATATATGAATTTCCATGTAAACATTGCACTTATGAATGGAATGagattttttgtatttgtaaacAATGGAATAAAAATTCTGTTTCTATTCTGTCATCAATCTAATTACATGGGCTCTTCTTTTATAGAAGAGGTTTTACATAAAAGGAAAGCAATCAATCTATGCAATAGGAAACTATAGATCTATACACAATAGGATTATACAATAGGAAAGAATAGCAGTTGTATATTTAGGAGAGTTTCCTAAGATTGGTTTAGGCAAGATTCCCTAAACCAATTTTAGGAAACTCATGTCACCTTGAATTCTCCGAATGccagcactccccctcaagctagagaATGTATATCCcacattcccagcttgcttacCAAGTCTTAAAACCTCTTCGCTGGTAGTCCTTTGGTTAGGATATCCACAACTTGTTCTTCGAATGGCACACAGGGTAAATGAATTAGGCCGGCTTCCAATTTCTCCTTAATGAAATGTCGGTCTATCTCAACATGTTTAGTCCTATCATGTTGGATAGAATTATGAGCTATGCTAATTGCTAATTGGTTAGCATACCAAAGCCCAATTAGTATTTGGGCTTGAATCTTCAGGCCTTCAAGGATAATTCTTAGCCACAAAACTTCACATAGGCAaagggccatagccctaaattccgtttctgcacttgatcttgctATAACATTTTGCTTTTTACTCCTTCATGACTCCAAGTTCCCGCCTAGATAAACATAGTAACCACTGTTGACCACCTATTTGTGATAGATCCAGCATAGTTAGCATCTG is a window of Diospyros lotus cultivar Yz01 chromosome 10, ASM1463336v1, whole genome shotgun sequence DNA encoding:
- the LOC127810933 gene encoding pentatricopeptide repeat-containing protein At4g11690, with amino-acid sequence MSQKNRSLVLVAKLVKVPVEKALSVFNSSTLHGCDHTHQSISIILRLLISSEMLSHAHSLLRLLLSGRISSPFFTIPSLLNHLTHTYLDFSPHHAFLYESIINAHVQLQLPEQSLFYFNEMIARGLFPTSNAFNNLLSCLLRCSSFEEAWRVFEDVMKGKVAMDVYSFGIMIKGCCENSDLNRAFQVLAQLGDLGWLPNVVIYTTLIDGCCKSGDIERAKELFCKMEELGLVANQYTYTVLINGFFKKGLKKDGFELYEKMKRDGISPNVYTYNTIMNEYCNEGNINKSFELFDEMHEGGVDRNVVIYNTLMGGLCREMRVLEAEKLMDQIRRAGLHPNLITYNTLVHGFCNIGKLDRALTLFNQMKSIGFPPSLVSYNVLIEGFSKSGNPAQALDLIKEMEERGIFPSKTTYTILIDAYVRLDDMEKAFELFYFMEKVGLEPDVCTYGVLISGWCRKGDMKEAWKLFKSMSESEMHLKPNDVIYNMMIHGYCKEASSYRALRLLREMSEHGMVPNAASYNFTIQVLCKDGKWKEAETLLNDMTQSGFEPSVSTYTLISEAKAVEK